One genomic window of Quercus robur chromosome 6, dhQueRobu3.1, whole genome shotgun sequence includes the following:
- the LOC126688854 gene encoding gibberellin 2-beta-dioxygenase 2-like has product MVVPSPTPLDTEKVRAVDLPIIDLSAQRSEVSKLIVKACDNFGFFKVINHGVPNHIIAKLEHEGLSFFAKPVPEKLRAGPANPFGYGCKTIGLSGDMGEIEYLVLNTNPLSIAERSKTISDDPSKFSSIVSDYIEAVRGLGCELLDLMAEGLLVTDTSVFSRLIRDVDCDSVLRLNHYPPIQVDCNDRDTSHPYDNRNKVGFGEHSDPQILTLLGSNDVGGLQISIEDGVWIPVTPDPNTFCVNVGDLLQVMTNGRFVSVRHRVLTNSCESRMSMAYFGAPSLQTRITAPPELVTPNRLSLYRPFTWAEYKKASYSLRLGDRRLELFRKCIED; this is encoded by the exons atggTGGTGCCCTCTCCAACCCCACTTGACACCGAAAAAGTTCGAGCTGTCGACCTTCCTATCATAGACCTTTCGGCACAGAGATCAGAGGTGTCAAAGCTCATTGTTAAGGCGTGTGATAACTTTGGTTTCTTTAAGGTCATCAACCATGGTGTCCCAAATCACATTATAGCTAAACTTGAACATGAGGGTCTTAGTTTCTTTGCCAAACCTGTGCCTGAAAAGCTACGAGCTGGCCCGGCTAATCCCTTTGGCTATGGCTGCAAGACCATTGGTTTAAGTGGAGATATGGGAGAGATTGAATATCTTGTACTTAATACTAATCCTCTCTCCATTGCTGAGAGATCCAAAACCATCTCCGATGACCCTTCGAAATTCAG TTCTATTGTGAGTGATTATATTGAAGCAGTTAGAGGTTTGGGGTGTGAGCTTTTAGATCTAATGGCAGAGGGGCTATTGGTCACAGACACCTCAGTTTTCAGCAGGTTGATCAGGGACGTTGATTGTGATTCAGTCCTCAGGCTCAATCACTATCCACCTATACAAGTGGACTGTAATGATAGGGACACGTCACACCCTTATGATAATAGAAATAAGGTTGGATTTGGAGAGCATTCTGACCCTCAGATCTTGACCCTGCTTGGATCAAACGATGTCGGTGGCCTCCAAATTTCTATAGAAGATGGGGTGTGGATCCCAGTCACACCTGATCCCAACACCTTTTGTGTTAACGTGGGCGACCTGTTACAG GTTATGACAAATGGAAGATTTGTAAGCGTTCGACATAGGGTACTAACAAATTCATGCGAGTCTAGAATGTCAATGGCTTATTTTGGGGCTCCTTCCCTACAAACAAGGATAACTGCACCTCCGGAATTGGTCACACCCAACAGACTCTCTCTCTACAGGCCCTTCACTTGGGCTGAATACAAGAAAGCATCATACTCCTTACGCCTTGGGGATAGGCGTCTTGAGCTTTTCAGGAAATGCATAGAAGACTGA